From the genome of Halorussus caseinilyticus, one region includes:
- a CDS encoding ABC transporter ATP-binding protein, with amino-acid sequence MSGGPRGEDETSAGARATDESASDRATALEIDGVTVDFEGVRALADVDLRVAEGEFVTVIGPSGCGKTTLLRTVGGLQDPTAGTVRVGDRPPERARQDAEFGFVFQRHALLPWKSALDNVVFLREMAGKSPHREAARDLLETVGLSGFADTRPAELSGGMRQRVAIARALHLGASVLLMDEPFGELDELTRERMGVEVRRVWRDQRKTVLFVTHSVPEAVFLADRCVVMSDHPGEIAGVFDVDLPRPRDESVYGTAAFQQQVARVRTALHEGDDRR; translated from the coding sequence ATGAGCGGGGGACCGAGAGGGGAAGACGAGACCAGCGCCGGAGCGCGAGCGACCGACGAGTCGGCCAGCGACCGAGCGACCGCCCTCGAAATCGACGGCGTGACCGTCGATTTCGAGGGCGTCAGGGCCTTGGCGGACGTGGACCTCCGGGTCGCCGAAGGCGAGTTCGTCACGGTCATCGGTCCCTCGGGATGCGGCAAGACCACCCTGCTCCGGACCGTCGGCGGGTTGCAGGACCCGACCGCTGGCACCGTCCGGGTCGGCGACCGCCCGCCCGAGCGCGCCCGACAGGACGCCGAGTTCGGGTTCGTCTTCCAGCGCCACGCCCTCCTGCCGTGGAAGTCGGCGCTCGACAACGTGGTCTTCCTCCGGGAGATGGCCGGGAAGTCGCCCCACCGCGAGGCGGCCCGCGACCTGCTCGAAACGGTCGGTCTGTCGGGGTTCGCGGACACCCGGCCCGCCGAACTCTCGGGCGGGATGCGCCAGCGAGTCGCCATCGCGCGGGCGCTCCACCTCGGCGCGAGCGTCCTCCTGATGGACGAACCCTTCGGCGAACTCGACGAACTCACCCGCGAGCGGATGGGCGTCGAGGTCCGGCGCGTCTGGCGCGACCAGCGAAAGACGGTCCTGTTCGTCACTCACAGCGTCCCCGAGGCCGTCTTCCTCGCCGACAGGTGCGTCGTGATGAGCGACCACCCCGGCGAAATCGCGGGCGTCTTCGACGTGGACCTGCCCCGTCCGCGCGACGAGTCGGTGTACGGCACGGCGGCGTTTCAGCAACAGGTCGCGCGCGTCCGGACCGCGCTCCACGAGGGAGACGACCGACGATGA
- a CDS encoding ABC transporter permease has product MTADRIPATRLSLPAGALAVGVLAWWAVVALLGIPAYLLPTPAAVAARLADRPGLYLRNAATTLRTILAGGLAGVLTGFGAAAVVVHSTFLRRALAPYLVTARVLPKIAVAPLLLVYLGTGAGTALAFVSLVAFFPTFVSSTAGLRETPDEYLDLLRSVEAGPVRTFLFVRVPSALPSVFAGLKQSAALAVVGAVVAEWVLTDEGLGYLVLVGAENVQTDAVLAAVAVLFAEGLAVYGAVAAVENRVSW; this is encoded by the coding sequence GTGACCGCCGACCGAATCCCGGCCACCCGACTCTCGCTTCCCGCGGGCGCGCTGGCCGTCGGCGTCCTCGCGTGGTGGGCGGTGGTCGCCCTCCTCGGGATTCCGGCCTATCTGCTCCCGACGCCCGCCGCCGTCGCCGCCCGACTCGCCGACCGGCCGGGTCTCTACCTCCGGAACGCGGCGACGACGCTCCGGACGATTCTCGCCGGGGGACTCGCTGGCGTCCTCACCGGGTTCGGCGCGGCGGCAGTGGTCGTCCACTCGACGTTCCTCCGGCGGGCGCTCGCGCCCTACCTCGTCACCGCGCGCGTCCTGCCGAAAATCGCCGTCGCGCCGCTCCTGCTGGTCTACCTCGGTACGGGCGCGGGCACCGCGCTGGCGTTCGTCTCGCTCGTGGCCTTCTTCCCGACGTTCGTGAGTTCGACCGCGGGACTCCGCGAGACGCCCGACGAGTACCTCGACCTGTTGCGGTCGGTCGAAGCGGGTCCGGTCCGGACCTTCCTGTTCGTCCGGGTTCCGTCCGCGCTCCCCTCGGTTTTCGCGGGCCTGAAGCAGTCGGCGGCGCTCGCGGTGGTCGGCGCGGTGGTCGCCGAGTGGGTGCTGACCGACGAGGGACTGGGCTATCTGGTCCTCGTCGGCGCGGAGAACGTCCAGACCGACGCGGTGCTGGCGGCCGTCGCGGTCCTGTTCGCGGAGGGACTGGCGGTGTACGGCGCAGTCGCGGCCGTGGAGAATCGGGTGTCGTGGTAG
- a CDS encoding ABC transporter permease has translation MTNSGPPESGPPASGAGGPRSGAGERASLPNAEAGASRPDADARRSAERRASALVARAGPPLLVAVLGVLAWSAAARTTSVPAVIFPSPADVAAALAANWPALAGAAGVTALTAGLGVAAGSLVGAALAVAMSASETTRAAVRPYVVALRVVPVIAVAPLLFRWFGDGVPARALLAATLAVFPVTIATAQGLAATPDEYVALARSVGASAPARYLRVRLPAAAPQAFAGLKIAAAAGVVGAVVAEFLTLKAGIGYRVFRASTRLQTARMVAALGVLAVVGVGFYLVPALVERRVDWG, from the coding sequence ATGACGAATTCCGGTCCGCCGGAGTCCGGCCCGCCCGCGTCGGGCGCGGGCGGGCCGCGCTCAGGTGCGGGCGAGCGTGCGTCGCTCCCGAATGCGGAGGCGGGTGCGTCACGTCCGGACGCGGACGCGCGGCGCTCGGCCGAGCGCCGCGCGTCTGCGCTCGTCGCGCGGGCCGGACCGCCGCTTCTCGTGGCTGTTCTCGGTGTCCTCGCGTGGTCGGCGGCCGCTCGGACCACCTCGGTTCCGGCAGTCATCTTCCCGAGTCCGGCGGACGTGGCCGCGGCGCTCGCCGCCAACTGGCCCGCGCTCGCGGGGGCCGCGGGAGTCACGGCGCTCACGGCGGGTCTCGGCGTCGCGGCGGGTTCGCTCGTCGGCGCGGCGCTGGCGGTGGCGATGTCGGCCTCGGAGACGACCCGCGCCGCGGTCCGACCCTACGTCGTCGCGCTCCGAGTCGTCCCGGTAATCGCCGTCGCGCCGCTTCTCTTCCGGTGGTTCGGCGACGGCGTGCCCGCCCGCGCTCTGCTCGCGGCGACGCTGGCCGTCTTCCCGGTGACGATAGCGACCGCTCAGGGGTTGGCCGCGACTCCCGACGAGTACGTCGCCCTCGCGCGGTCGGTCGGCGCGTCGGCCCCGGCCCGGTACCTCCGGGTGCGACTCCCCGCGGCGGCACCGCAGGCGTTCGCTGGCCTGAAAATCGCCGCCGCCGCGGGCGTCGTCGGCGCGGTCGTCGCGGAGTTCCTGACGCTGAAGGCCGGTATCGGCTACCGGGTGTTCCGGGCCTCGACGCGACTTCAGACCGCCCGGATGGTGGCCGCCCTCGGCGTGCTGGCGGTGGTGGGCGTCGGGTTCTATCTGGTGCCCGCGCTCGTCGAGCGACGGGTCGATTGGGGGTAG
- a CDS encoding polymer-forming cytoskeletal protein, whose protein sequence is MADPVEVLPLLVVAVLLMTASGQQVEQMEVVFDGDREVASVSDALVVGGGTVTVPADESVSGTVYVVGGDFRVAGEVDGDVTQLAGNVSVGDGGAISGELRTIAGDAAVADGATVGARSTVEFVQRERSTAEAVGFLALQALVLALAGGALARRRPALLENVADSVVHHSVVSGVVGAFTGATALALFVFMAFTLILIPVSFFGLAVGLFTLAYAYVVYGYLVGRALPIDRPDLASAVGSAVVVVAADLLGRVPLVGTAVQGLLVVTGLGAVLVTYYGFREFEPALADLEE, encoded by the coding sequence ATGGCCGACCCGGTGGAGGTCCTGCCGTTGCTCGTGGTCGCGGTGTTGCTGATGACCGCCAGCGGCCAACAGGTCGAGCAGATGGAAGTCGTCTTCGACGGCGACCGGGAGGTAGCGTCCGTCTCGGACGCGCTGGTCGTGGGCGGCGGGACGGTCACGGTACCCGCCGATGAGTCGGTCTCCGGCACCGTCTACGTCGTGGGCGGCGACTTCCGAGTCGCTGGCGAAGTCGATGGCGACGTGACCCAACTCGCGGGGAACGTCTCGGTCGGCGACGGCGGCGCGATTTCGGGCGAACTCCGGACGATTGCGGGAGACGCGGCGGTTGCGGACGGCGCGACGGTCGGCGCGCGCTCTACGGTCGAGTTCGTCCAGCGGGAACGCTCGACCGCCGAGGCGGTCGGTTTTCTGGCGTTGCAGGCGCTCGTCCTCGCGCTTGCGGGCGGTGCGCTCGCGCGCCGTCGCCCGGCGCTCCTCGAAAACGTCGCCGACTCGGTGGTCCACCACTCGGTCGTCAGCGGCGTCGTGGGCGCGTTCACCGGCGCGACGGCCCTCGCGCTGTTCGTGTTTATGGCGTTCACGCTGATTCTGATTCCGGTCAGCTTCTTCGGTCTCGCCGTCGGCCTGTTCACGCTGGCGTACGCCTACGTCGTCTACGGCTATCTGGTCGGCAGGGCGCTCCCCATCGACAGGCCGGACCTCGCGTCGGCCGTCGGGTCCGCAGTTGTCGTCGTCGCGGCGGACCTGCTCGGCCGGGTTCCGCTGGTCGGCACCGCGGTGCAGGGCCTACTGGTCGTGACGGGTCTCGGCGCGGTTCTCGTGACCTACTACGGCTTCCGGGAGTTCGAACCGGCGCTCGCGGACCTCGAAGAGTAG
- a CDS encoding ABC transporter substrate-binding protein — MGETRRRFLRAAGASAVGLSGGVAGTAAQSGGVGLLLNWKPNGLHVPYYAARARGYYDEQGLTLARIESGQGSDFAAKQVGLGNTEFAVTSADQMLNVNTRGLSPRSVGVVMQRSPVVVFTTDGTFGGRLTGADQLAGKTVGTGPGMVKILTKLLLEEKGVLSDVTLVDTGFDTVQQLLGGEIDAAGGVFADAVVARRKAGGVSSIPVAETIPSYGHVVGANADFADRNPENVRGFLNATARGAAWATDNPEKAIRLLVEANPALSETAGTQRAKWVEMASQYVLSQAVRRHGWGWSNPRPWETTYQALREADLLGGETDPASVWTNEYLDADYRYVGEYAAQVSPPEATTSGGTTAEETTTGTTSGGRN; from the coding sequence ATGGGGGAGACACGACGCCGATTTCTTCGAGCGGCGGGTGCGAGCGCGGTCGGACTGTCCGGCGGAGTCGCGGGGACCGCGGCCCAGTCCGGCGGCGTCGGCCTGCTGTTGAACTGGAAACCGAACGGACTTCACGTCCCGTACTACGCCGCGAGAGCGCGGGGCTACTACGACGAACAGGGCCTGACCCTCGCCCGAATCGAGTCCGGGCAGGGGTCGGACTTCGCGGCCAAGCAGGTCGGACTCGGCAACACCGAGTTCGCAGTCACGAGCGCCGACCAGATGCTCAACGTCAACACCCGCGGTCTCTCGCCGCGGTCGGTCGGGGTCGTGATGCAACGGAGTCCGGTCGTGGTGTTCACCACCGACGGGACCTTCGGCGGGCGACTCACCGGCGCGGACCAACTCGCGGGCAAGACGGTCGGCACGGGTCCCGGCATGGTCAAGATTCTCACGAAACTCCTGCTGGAGGAGAAGGGCGTCCTCTCGGACGTGACCCTCGTGGACACGGGGTTCGACACGGTTCAGCAGTTGCTCGGCGGCGAAATCGACGCCGCGGGCGGGGTGTTCGCCGACGCGGTGGTCGCCCGCCGGAAGGCAGGCGGCGTCTCTTCGATTCCGGTCGCCGAGACGATTCCCTCCTACGGTCACGTCGTCGGCGCGAACGCGGACTTCGCCGACCGGAACCCCGAGAACGTCCGGGGGTTCCTGAACGCGACCGCCCGCGGCGCGGCGTGGGCGACCGACAACCCCGAGAAGGCCATCCGACTACTCGTCGAGGCGAACCCGGCCCTCTCGGAGACCGCAGGCACCCAGCGCGCCAAGTGGGTCGAGATGGCCAGCCAGTACGTCCTCTCGCAGGCGGTTCGTCGGCACGGATGGGGGTGGAGCAACCCGCGTCCGTGGGAGACGACGTATCAGGCCCTCCGCGAGGCAGACTTGCTCGGCGGCGAGACCGACCCCGCGTCGGTGTGGACTAACGAGTACCTCGACGCGGACTACCGATACGTCGGGGAGTACGCCGCGCAGGTCTCGCCGCCCGAAGCGACGACTTCCGGGGGAACGACCGCCGAGGAAACCACAACCGGGACCACTTCCGGCGGTCGAAACTGA
- a CDS encoding MFS transporter, whose amino-acid sequence MALFAFLRRREWPTVLGYALFVTLLAAGYYYNVTFVQLGLLDLGTRLVGMSEAQVSAWMAALALLTLAVAVLTGMTMDRRGWSKNLLVKFRLLFGVVALQFLLTLVAPAVRTVPAFGAWILLGSVALGVGIPVTFGMTIDFVAVADRGYVAAAITALAYFAANVYPLEWRVEAFSAVMVAAMLPGLVALGVVASGRVGPANRLVARLADQHERRAFGVGRFCRPARVPTRSFAFWGPVVLMFGVFFVDSLGFLRIVETPTFVQSAWQSPDFGDHLFLGAVHVLGALVGGVLYTNFDRNWLFLWVFGLFSLTHLFYTTDVRMAAWLPGLARGASSPLNSAVYAVAVSFYTTLNFALWPDLSTPETVGTHTAIGVGLAGWLATFLSTAVALYFETAEVTLLSHLNVVNALALALFTALVASLYLRRLLAAARSGGGGR is encoded by the coding sequence ATGGCACTTTTCGCGTTCCTCCGCCGACGGGAGTGGCCGACCGTGTTGGGCTACGCGCTGTTCGTCACCCTGCTGGCGGCCGGGTACTACTACAACGTCACGTTCGTCCAGTTGGGCCTGCTGGACCTCGGGACGCGACTCGTCGGCATGTCGGAGGCGCAGGTATCGGCGTGGATGGCGGCGCTCGCGCTGTTGACGCTGGCCGTCGCCGTCCTGACCGGGATGACGATGGACCGACGAGGGTGGAGCAAGAACCTACTGGTCAAGTTCCGCCTGCTGTTCGGCGTGGTCGCGCTCCAGTTTCTGCTGACGCTGGTCGCGCCCGCCGTCCGGACCGTCCCGGCGTTCGGCGCGTGGATTCTGCTCGGGTCGGTCGCGCTCGGCGTCGGGATTCCGGTGACGTTCGGGATGACCATCGATTTCGTAGCGGTGGCCGACCGGGGGTACGTCGCGGCGGCGATTACGGCGCTGGCGTACTTCGCGGCCAACGTCTACCCGCTGGAGTGGCGCGTCGAGGCGTTCAGCGCCGTGATGGTCGCGGCGATGCTTCCGGGGCTAGTTGCGCTCGGCGTGGTGGCCTCCGGGCGCGTCGGCCCGGCGAATCGCCTCGTCGCGCGACTCGCCGACCAGCACGAGCGACGGGCGTTCGGCGTCGGACGGTTCTGTCGCCCCGCGCGAGTCCCGACCCGGAGTTTCGCGTTCTGGGGACCGGTGGTACTGATGTTCGGCGTGTTCTTCGTGGACAGTCTCGGCTTTCTGCGCATCGTGGAGACGCCGACGTTCGTCCAGAGCGCGTGGCAGTCGCCGGACTTCGGCGACCACCTCTTTCTCGGCGCGGTACACGTCCTCGGCGCGCTCGTGGGGGGCGTCCTCTACACCAACTTCGACCGCAACTGGCTGTTTCTGTGGGTGTTCGGCCTGTTCTCGCTGACCCACCTGTTCTACACGACCGACGTGCGGATGGCGGCGTGGTTGCCGGGTCTCGCTCGCGGAGCGTCGTCGCCACTCAACTCGGCGGTCTACGCGGTGGCGGTGAGCTTCTACACGACGCTCAACTTCGCGCTCTGGCCCGACCTCTCGACGCCCGAGACGGTCGGCACCCACACCGCAATCGGCGTCGGACTCGCGGGGTGGCTGGCGACGTTCCTCAGCACCGCGGTCGCGCTCTACTTCGAGACGGCCGAGGTGACGCTTCTCTCGCACCTCAACGTCGTGAACGCGCTGGCGCTGGCGCTGTTCACGGCGCTGGTGGCGAGTCTCTACCTGCGCCGACTGCTCGCGGCGGCGCGGAGTGGAGGGGGTGGACGCTGA
- a CDS encoding pyridoxamine 5'-phosphate oxidase family protein, translating into MEGLRWVQLTEQERDEFLGTGGTGTLSFATDETEPPFSLPVSYGYDADAGSFYFRLAFPENSGKRSVVDHPVTFVTHDRTDRGWRSVVATGELEDVTDRDYDSAAVQGMWAVDIPKVDVFEDPPEEVSFRQFRLVPERLTGRKEVESGG; encoded by the coding sequence ATGGAAGGGCTACGGTGGGTACAACTGACCGAGCAAGAACGCGACGAGTTCCTCGGAACCGGCGGCACCGGCACCCTCTCGTTCGCGACCGACGAGACCGAACCGCCGTTCTCGTTGCCGGTGTCGTACGGCTACGACGCCGACGCGGGGAGCTTCTACTTCAGACTCGCGTTCCCGGAGAACAGCGGCAAGCGAAGCGTCGTGGACCACCCCGTCACCTTCGTCACGCACGACCGGACCGACCGCGGGTGGCGGAGCGTGGTCGCCACGGGCGAACTCGAAGACGTGACCGACAGGGACTACGATTCGGCCGCGGTACAGGGGATGTGGGCCGTGGACATCCCGAAAGTGGACGTGTTCGAGGACCCGCCCGAGGAGGTGTCGTTCCGGCAGTTCCGACTCGTGCCCGAGCGACTGACCGGCCGGAAGGAAGTCGAGTCCGGCGGCTGA
- a CDS encoding DNA topoisomerase VI subunit B has protein sequence MPSIQSTLGEEEGIAEELAESQRQISIAEFFEKNKHMLGFDSGARALVTAVKEAVDNALDATEEADILPDIYVEIDDAGDYYTLVVEDNGPGITKEQLPKVFGKLLYGSRFHAREQSRGQQGIGISAAVLYSQQTSGKPAKITSKTEEGGEQYFELIIDTDENEPEIKDESGSPPAGKHVNHTRGTRIELEMEANMRARQQLQRYIKHTAVVNPHARIEYREPGMDEPQQFQRAEGAELPAETEEIRPHPHGVELGTVLKMLASTDSHSVSGFVQSEFTRVGKKTANSILDNFRDRHFGREAAWQPPQTHEKSDFARTVANAVSNKSKDAKMAFGDEVAEAVVGRSRVAHGELVEIVAETAEEVGDGETFSETFGDTVQANVVEAAWAELTDDRTSDLYQLVDAATSTRKDDETVHGLAERLAKRFEKGRERDRATHDELRGYVDKAADQTEEYDDATIGETARENVVMEVWNTMVTVPDEVPKVREFVDDRDASSDLMEAMKETDIISPPTNCLSPITDELVEAGLRKEFDADFYAASTRDADVHGGDPFIVEAGIAYGGELEEDGKAEVLRFANRVPLVYQRGACATTDVVKSIGWRNYNLSQPGGSGIPTGPAVIMIHVASTNVPFTSESKDALANVPEIEDEIELAIREAARELKSYLNKRKSLQKRKKKQNVIASILPKMAEKLADVTEKGEPAYEDALARIMNNVLVEREVEDGNVRLVVENNTSANASPEITDIVSAQPRNLSDGATVVDMDGEWFVKWSPTVESGEEVVLEYEVDGEAEFDVSVEGIEDPKLTKNT, from the coding sequence ATGCCATCTATCCAGTCGACACTCGGCGAGGAGGAGGGGATTGCCGAAGAGTTGGCCGAGAGCCAACGGCAGATTTCCATCGCCGAGTTCTTCGAGAAGAACAAACACATGCTCGGGTTCGACAGCGGTGCCCGAGCGCTGGTGACGGCAGTAAAGGAGGCGGTGGACAACGCGCTGGACGCGACGGAAGAGGCCGACATCCTCCCCGACATCTACGTCGAAATCGACGACGCGGGCGACTACTACACCCTCGTCGTCGAGGACAACGGGCCGGGCATCACGAAAGAGCAACTTCCCAAGGTGTTCGGGAAACTCCTCTACGGGTCCCGGTTCCACGCCCGCGAGCAGTCCCGCGGCCAGCAGGGAATCGGCATCTCGGCGGCCGTACTCTACTCTCAGCAGACCTCCGGCAAGCCCGCCAAGATTACGAGCAAGACCGAGGAGGGCGGCGAGCAGTACTTCGAACTCATCATCGACACCGACGAGAACGAACCCGAAATCAAAGACGAGTCCGGCTCCCCGCCCGCTGGGAAGCACGTCAACCACACCCGCGGCACGCGCATCGAACTGGAGATGGAGGCCAACATGCGCGCCCGCCAGCAACTCCAGCGGTATATCAAGCACACCGCGGTCGTCAACCCCCACGCCAGAATCGAGTACCGCGAACCGGGCATGGACGAACCACAGCAGTTCCAACGGGCCGAGGGTGCCGAGCTCCCGGCCGAAACCGAGGAGATTCGCCCGCACCCCCACGGGGTCGAACTCGGCACCGTCCTGAAGATGCTGGCGAGTACCGACTCCCACAGCGTCTCGGGGTTCGTCCAGTCGGAGTTCACCCGCGTCGGAAAGAAGACCGCCAACTCCATCCTCGACAACTTCCGCGACCGCCACTTCGGCCGGGAGGCGGCGTGGCAACCGCCCCAGACTCACGAGAAGTCCGACTTCGCCCGCACGGTCGCAAACGCAGTCTCGAACAAGAGTAAGGACGCGAAGATGGCGTTCGGCGACGAGGTGGCCGAAGCGGTCGTCGGCCGGAGCCGAGTCGCCCACGGCGAACTGGTCGAAATCGTGGCCGAGACCGCCGAGGAGGTCGGCGACGGCGAGACGTTCAGCGAGACGTTCGGCGACACGGTCCAAGCGAACGTCGTCGAGGCGGCGTGGGCCGAACTCACCGACGACCGGACGAGCGACCTCTACCAACTCGTGGACGCGGCGACCAGCACCCGGAAGGACGACGAGACGGTCCACGGACTCGCCGAGCGACTCGCCAAGCGCTTCGAGAAGGGCCGCGAGCGAGACCGGGCGACTCACGACGAACTCCGGGGGTACGTGGACAAGGCCGCCGACCAGACCGAGGAGTACGACGACGCGACCATCGGCGAGACGGCCCGAGAGAACGTCGTGATGGAGGTCTGGAACACGATGGTCACGGTGCCCGACGAGGTGCCGAAGGTCCGGGAGTTCGTGGACGACCGGGACGCCTCCAGCGACCTGATGGAGGCGATGAAAGAGACCGACATCATCTCGCCGCCGACCAACTGCCTGTCGCCCATCACCGACGAACTCGTGGAGGCCGGACTCCGCAAGGAGTTCGACGCCGACTTCTACGCGGCCTCGACCCGAGACGCCGACGTTCACGGCGGCGACCCCTTCATCGTGGAGGCGGGCATCGCCTACGGCGGCGAACTGGAGGAAGACGGGAAGGCCGAGGTTCTGCGGTTCGCCAACCGGGTTCCGCTGGTCTACCAGCGCGGGGCCTGCGCGACGACCGACGTGGTGAAGTCCATCGGGTGGCGAAACTACAACCTCAGTCAACCCGGCGGGTCGGGCATCCCGACCGGCCCGGCGGTCATCATGATTCACGTCGCGTCCACGAACGTCCCGTTCACCAGCGAGAGCAAGGACGCGCTCGCCAACGTCCCCGAAATCGAGGACGAAATCGAGTTGGCGATTCGGGAAGCCGCCCGCGAGTTGAAGTCGTACCTCAACAAGCGCAAGTCCCTGCAAAAGCGCAAGAAAAAGCAGAACGTCATCGCCTCCATCCTCCCGAAGATGGCCGAGAAGTTGGCCGACGTGACCGAGAAAGGCGAACCCGCCTACGAGGACGCGCTGGCCCGAATCATGAACAACGTGCTGGTAGAGCGCGAAGTCGAGGACGGCAACGTCAGACTCGTCGTGGAGAACAACACCAGCGCGAACGCTTCCCCAGAGATTACCGACATCGTGAGCGCACAACCCCGGAACCTCTCGGACGGTGCGACGGTCGTGGACATGGACGGCGAGTGGTTCGTCAAGTGGTCCCCGACAGTCGAGAGCGGCGAGGAAGTCGTGCTGGAGTACGAAGTCGATGGAGAGGCAGAGTTCGACGTTAGCGTCGAAGGAATCGAAGACCCCAAACTCACTAAAAACACATGA
- a CDS encoding mechanosensitive ion channel family protein: MIPLQQFDWPTSIGELLAQYGDLLWNVAAFVVAFAVVYFVGKYLLVKLVGRSLSARGFDRTVVQLATTTAGALAFFVAVAVAFTVAGFGSFLAAFATLSGALALALGFAAQDIVANFVAGVFILKDKPFEVDDWIEWNDMTGVVREIDLRVTKVETFSNEVITVPNSELANNAVKNAMANDRLRLQFVFGIGYDDDIDEAADIIRENARSIPEVLDDPEPSVRTAELADSYVGLESRIWIADPGRGKFKEVLSDHVQGVKERFDAEGVDMPYPYRELTGGISIEEVGNLDQVSVTGD; encoded by the coding sequence ATGATACCGCTACAGCAGTTCGACTGGCCGACCTCCATCGGGGAACTGTTGGCCCAGTACGGCGACCTGCTCTGGAACGTGGCCGCGTTCGTCGTCGCCTTCGCGGTGGTCTACTTCGTCGGCAAGTATCTGTTGGTGAAACTCGTCGGGCGGTCGCTGTCGGCCCGCGGGTTCGACCGAACGGTCGTCCAGTTGGCGACGACCACCGCGGGTGCGCTGGCGTTCTTCGTCGCCGTCGCCGTCGCGTTCACCGTCGCGGGGTTCGGAAGCTTTCTGGCGGCGTTCGCCACGCTCAGCGGTGCCTTGGCGCTGGCGCTCGGGTTCGCGGCCCAAGACATCGTGGCGAACTTCGTCGCCGGGGTGTTCATCCTGAAGGACAAACCGTTCGAGGTGGACGACTGGATAGAGTGGAACGACATGACGGGCGTGGTCCGGGAGATAGACCTCCGAGTGACGAAAGTCGAGACGTTCAGCAACGAGGTCATCACGGTTCCGAACTCCGAACTCGCCAACAACGCGGTCAAGAACGCGATGGCCAACGACCGCCTCCGCCTCCAGTTCGTCTTCGGCATCGGCTACGACGACGACATAGACGAGGCGGCCGACATCATCCGCGAGAACGCTCGGTCAATCCCAGAAGTGCTGGACGACCCCGAACCTTCGGTCCGGACTGCCGAACTCGCCGACTCCTACGTCGGACTCGAATCCCGAATCTGGATAGCCGACCCCGGCCGCGGGAAGTTCAAGGAAGTCCTCTCGGACCACGTACAGGGCGTCAAAGAGCGCTTCGACGCCGAAGGCGTCGATATGCCCTACCCCTACCGGGAACTGACCGGCGGCATCTCCATCGAGGAGGTCGGAAACCTCGACCAAGTGAGCGTGACCGGGGACTAA
- a CDS encoding YqjF family protein, producing MVSLHMGWRHLLFANWPVAPEVVEPRIPDALAADTYDGQAWLSVVPYVNVDVRPAWVPSGLGVRLPELNLRTYVRPAESSVPVGMPAADPDRAPGVYFFSLDADGLPGVGLASVLGARLLHGLPYYLADIDCAATDGTVRFESRRRHPGARAARFRATYGPTGQQFRAERGSLSEFLTERYRFYAEDQRGAIRYADIRHPQWRLFGASADIAENTLFRANGFDRPDGDPICYYSPGLDVMASPSRRR from the coding sequence ATGGTCTCGCTCCACATGGGGTGGCGACATCTCCTGTTCGCCAACTGGCCGGTCGCGCCCGAAGTCGTCGAACCGCGGATTCCCGACGCGCTGGCGGCCGACACCTACGACGGGCAGGCGTGGCTCTCGGTCGTTCCCTACGTCAACGTGGACGTGCGCCCGGCGTGGGTTCCCTCCGGACTCGGCGTCCGACTGCCGGAACTCAACCTGCGGACGTACGTCCGGCCCGCCGAATCGAGCGTCCCTGTCGGGATGCCCGCCGCCGACCCCGACCGCGCGCCCGGCGTCTACTTCTTCAGCCTCGACGCCGACGGACTCCCGGGCGTCGGACTGGCGAGCGTCCTCGGGGCGCGCCTGCTCCACGGCCTACCGTACTACCTCGCGGACATCGACTGCGCCGCGACCGACGGGACGGTCCGGTTCGAGAGTCGCCGCCGACACCCCGGCGCGCGGGCGGCCCGCTTCCGGGCGACCTACGGCCCGACCGGCCAGCAGTTCCGGGCCGAACGCGGGTCGCTGTCCGAGTTCCTGACCGAGCGCTACCGCTTCTACGCCGAGGACCAGCGGGGAGCGATTCGATACGCCGACATCCGTCACCCGCAGTGGCGACTCTTCGGCGCGAGCGCCGACATCGCCGAGAACACGCTGTTCCGCGCGAACGGGTTCGACCGGCCCGACGGCGACCCTATCTGTTACTACAGTCCGGGACTCGACGTGATGGCGTCCCCGAGTCGCCGACGCTAA